The Lutra lutra chromosome 10, mLutLut1.2, whole genome shotgun sequence genome contains a region encoding:
- the LOC125079053 gene encoding olfactory receptor 8K3-like, producing the protein MNKQNLTVLTEFILMGITDRPELQAPFFGLFLIIYTVSVVGNLGMIILTKMDSRLQTPMYFFLRHLAFTDLGYSTAVGPKMLVNFVTNQNTIPYNWCATQLAFFLLFIISEFFILSAMAYDRYVAICNPLLYTIVISQRVCWVLVVIPYVYSAFLSVIITKKIFMSSFCGHNVIRHFYCDSLPLLTLLCSSSHDIELIILIFSAFNLVLSLLVVLVSYILILMAILRMNSAEGRHKTFSTCGSHLTVVLVLYTTLFFMYLQPQTNHSFDTDKIVSVFYTLIIPMLNPMIYTLRNKEAKGALHRIWKNWHALPM; encoded by the coding sequence atgaacaaacaaaatttaacagTGCTAACAGAATTCATCCTAATGGGAATCACAGACCGTCCGGAGCTGCAGGCTCCCTTCTTTGGGCTCTTCCTCATCATCTACACAGTCTCAGTGGTGGGCAACCTGGGCATGATCATCCTCACCAAGATGGACTCCAGGCTTCAAacacccatgtacttcttcctcagaCACCTGGCTTTCACTGATCTTGGTTATTCAACTGCTGTGGGACCCAAAATGCTGGTAAATTTTGTAACTAACCAAAATACAATCCCCTACAATTGGTGTGCTACACAGCTGGCTTTCTTCCTCTTGTTCATcatcagtgaatttttcattctgtctgcaatggcctatgaccgctatgtggctaTCTGTAACCCTCTGCTCTACACGATTGTTATATCACAAAGGGTGTGCTGGGTGCTGGTAGTCATCCCTTATGTCTACAGtgcttttctttctgtgataatcaccaaaaagatttttatgtcATCCTTCTGTGGCCATAATGTCATTAGACATTTTTACTGTGATAGTCTTCCCTTGTTAACTTTGCTGTGCTCAAGCTCACATGATATTGAGTTGATAATACTGATCTTTTCAGCATTTAATTTGGTTTTATCCCTTCTAGTAGTGCTGGTGTCTTACATCCTAATCCTTATGGCCATCCTTAGGATGAACTCTGCAGAGGGCAGGCACAAGACCTTCTCCACCTGTGGCTCTCACCTGACAGTGGTCCTTGTATTATACACCACTCTATTCTTCATGTATTTGCAGCCTCAAACAAATCATTCCTTTGATACTGATAAAATTGTCTCTGTATTTTACACTTTGATTATACCTATGCTGAATCCTATGATCTACACCTTGAGGAACAAAGAGGCTAAAGGTGCCCTCCATAGGATATGGAAAAATTGGCATGCACTGCCTATGTAG